AGGCTCTGAAGAAAGAGCTGGAAGGGGTCGATGAACCGCAGCACGACATCGTCAACGTCGCAGACGATCAGCGGCCGCTCGCCAAGCCGGATATGCGAAATATCGAGTTCGGTCACGCTCAGTATTCCCCTGAATCGAGACCCGGCGAGGAGAAATGCCGCCAGGCGGCGGTCACAGTTTCCGGGCTGAGGCCGCTCGCCGTGCAGAAGGCCATCGCCGTCGGTTCGTGGTTCATCAGGAAATCCATCATGCCGGCGAGGAACCCCGGATCGTTGACGGCGCTGCGCACCTGTCCAGGGGCCACGCCGGTGAGCGCGAGGAAGCGGCCGAACGTGTGGGGATCGTCGGCAAGCCAGCCGAGGACGGCGATCGCCGTCTCGTGGGGGTCGGCCGCCTGTTGTTTCGAAGTCTTGAAGTTGCTTTGCATTTCGAGGGGTAAGTTACCTTTTCTTCAACCAAATACCGCTAGCGTGCGCTATCGGTTTCACGGAGCTTTCGTCCGCATGTGCCTTTCTCATGGAACGAACCGCTGCGCGAACGGACGTAGGGACAGCTTGTCATGCCCAAACAGGTGATGATTGTAGAAGATAACGAGCTCAACATGAAGCTCTTTCGCGACCTCATCGAGGCGTCCGGCTATACCACGATCCAGACGAGAAATGGCATGGAGGCGCTCGATCTCGCGCGCAAGCATCGTCCAGACCTCATCCTCATGGATATTCAGCTTCCCGAGGTCTCCGGCCTCGAAGTCACAAAATGGCTGAAGGAAGACGACGAGCTGCACGTCATTCCCGTCATCGCCGTCACGGCTTTCGCGATGAAGGGCGACGAGGAGCGGATCCGCCAGGGCGGCTGCGAAGCCTATGTTTCCAAGCCGATCTCGGTTCCGAAATTCATCGAGACGATCAAGACCTATCTGGGCGATGCCTGACGCATCGGAAAGACACTTATGACCGCGCGAATACTGGTGGTTGACGATATTCCGGCCAACGTGAAGCTGCTTGAAGCGCGGCTGCTCGCGGAGTATTTCGACGTGATGACCGCTGCCGACGGTCACGAAGCGCTGGCAATCTGCGAGCGTAATCAGGTCGACCTGATCCTGCTCGACATCATGATGCCCGGTATCGATGGCTTCGAGGTCTGCGAGCGGTTGAAGGCCAGTCAGAAGACCGCCCATATTCCCGTCGTCATGGTCACCGCACTCGACCAGCCGGCCGATCGCGTACGCGGCCTGAAGGCCGGCGCCGACGATTTCCTCACCAAGCCTGTCAACGACCTGCAGCTGATCTCGCGGGTGAAGAGCCTGCTGCGGCTGAAGACGTTGAGCGACGAGCTGCGCATCCGCGCCGACACCGCCCATACGATGGGCATGGGCGATCTCATGCGGGCAGGCGAAGGCCGTGGCGACGAGGCCGGCCAGGTGTTATTGGTTGATGGCCGCGCCAATTCGCAAGAGCGCATCGTCAAGGCGTTGAAGTCCGTCGCCGATGTGGTTGCTCTTTCCGATCCGCAGGCAGCCCTCTTCGAGGCGGCCGAGAACACGTTCGATCTCGTCATCGTCAATGCCAATTTCGATGATTACGATCCGCTTCGCCTCTGCTCGCAACTGCGCTCGCTGGAGCGCACACGCTTCCTGCCGATCCTGATTATCACCGAGCAGGGCGCCGACGACATGGTCGTCCGCGCGCTTGATCTCGGCGTCAACGACTACCTCATCCGCCCCGTCGATCCCAACGAGCTCGTCGCCCGCAGCCTGACGCAGATCCGTCGCAAGCGCTACAACGACCGTCTGCGCGCCAGCGTCAAGCAGACGATCGAGCTTGCCGTGACCGATCCGCTGACTGGCCTTTACAACAGACGTTATCTCGACAATCACCTGAACGTGCTCTTCAACCGGTCGATGGCGCGGGGCCGGCCGCTTTCGGTGCTGATCACCGATATCGACCGTTTCAAGCAGGTGAACGACACGTACGGCCATGACGGCGGCGACGAAGTGCTGCGTGAATTCGCAAACCGCGTCCGTTCGACCATCCGCGGCGCCGATCTCGCCTGCCGTTACGGCGGAGAGGAATTCGTCGTGGTGATGCCGGACACCTCGCCGGAAGTTGCCGCCGCCGTCGCCGAGCGCCTGCGCGCGGCAGTCGAAAGCGCCCCCTTCATGCTGAAGCGCTCAAGTGAAGCCCTGAGCGTCACCGCGTCCTTCGGCATCGCCTCACGCATCGGCGCGGTGCTGACCCCTGACCAACTGATGAAGCAGGCCGATCTTGCTCTTTACGAGGCCAAGAATACCGGCCGCAATCGCGTGGTCGCAGCGGCTGCCTGACGAATCACTTGGGGCGCCATACGGCGCCATTTGCGGTTTTCCACAGCGGTAAGCGATTTGTTACCGATTTTTAACCTTCGCCTGTGCGACGCAGGCCCAAATTTAGCAGACCGGTAGCCCAAAATGGACTCCCGGCGTTGCTGTGGATATGGTGCGGCGCGACAGTCTCCTGAATGCCGCGGCCCAGCCCAAAATGAAATGAAGACTATAAAAAACGCCCGCCGCCAAGAGGGTCAAATAAAGTGTGGCGGCATCACCTCACGTAAGGGGAGGGGCTGCTTAAGTTATTAAGTTATATTGTCGAAATTCTTCGAGCCCTTCGTCATTAGGCTTTGCCGTCAGGCAGAGCCGTCAAATCTTTGGTGTGTTCCAAAACTGGACTTTTAACCATAGAATCAAGCTCAGAAAATTCATCATTAAGAATTTGTTGATTTTCTTTCATTTCTGCGCAAATTATCGGCTTCATAAAAGAAGCGCTCCCGCAGAGGAGCTGTCGATACCCCATGATGCTCAGGTCCGCCGCATCTCCTGGGTCGTGGGGTCGGTCGGCTAGTAGGCAAGTCATAACGGTTCCTCGTGCCGTTTTGCATGCTGGCCGACCCCCTTTCAAGAAAACGCCGCCACTTCCGGAAGATGGAAGGGCGGCGTTTGTCTGTTTGCGCTATCATTTTCCAAGGCCATCTTCCGGGGCAATAAAAAAACGCGCAACCCAAAGGCGCGCGCTTTTGAAATCCATCAGGCCAAGTGATTACTTGATCTTGGTTTCCTTGAACTCGACATGCTTCTTAGCAATCGGGTCATACTTCGTCTTCGTCATCTTGTCCGTCATCGTACGGCTGTTCTTCGTCGTGACGTAGAAGAAACCGGTGTCGGCTGTCGACAGCAGCTTGATCTTGATTGTTGTAGCCTTGGCCATGGTCGTCCTGCCTTTAAGAAAATGAAAGCCGTGGAAGCCGGATGGGCTCCACGGCAAATTCTGGCGCGAAACTACGAATCTCGCCCGAAAAGTCAAGTCCGTTTTCGAACGAACATTAATCTGATGCCGGAAAGTAGGGCATAAAGGCCGAAGAAAGCGGCAATCGCCCAGGCAAAACCATTGTTTCCGGCGACGTCGATTGCGGCGCCGATCACCTGTGGCCCAGCGACGGTTCCCATCGCATAACAGAAGACGAAGGCGGCATTGGCGGCAGCCAGATCGGAGCCCGTCAGCCGCGAACCGAGATGGCTGAGGCCGACCGTGTAGAGGCCGGAGACGCAGCCGCCCCAGAAGAGCAGGATCCCGGCCATCAGCAGCCAGTTGTTGACGAGGATCGGCAGCGTCATCGAACCGATAAAGCCCATCAATGCCATCCCTGCCAGAAGCGGTCGCTTGTCGCGGATGCGGTCGGAGAGCAGGCCGAGGGGAATCTGGAAGATGACGTTGCCGACGCCCATCATGGTGAGCAGCAGCGCCGCCTGCGATTCGGTGAAATGGGCGCGCACGGCAAAAATCGGAAACAGTGACAGCCCGCCAGCTTCGACCGCGCCGAAGATGAAGACGGCAGCCGTCGCTGTCGGCACCAGCAGGACATAGCGCATGAAATGCAATTCCGGTTTTTCCTCGAGCACGGGGCTTTCGTCACGGGCGATGAAAATCGGAATGGCGGCAAGCAGGATGGCGCCCGCGCCGACCAGAAAGGGAAAGATGCCGTCGCTGCCGAGTATCGAAAAGAGCAGGGGTCCGGCCGCAAACCCAATGGAAAGCACGGTCGCATATATGCCAAGCACAAAGCCTCGCTTGGATGGCGGCGAGGCGGCGTTGATCCAGAATTCGGAGAGAATGAACAGCGTCGTCGTTGCGCCATGGAAGGCGAAACGCAGCGGAAACCACATCCAGAAATCCTCGGCATAATAGAAGCCGAGTGCACTCAGCGCCGAAATCAGCACCGCCCAGAGCATCGTCGGCGCAACGCCGTATTTATGAGCGAGCTTGGTGGTAACGGGTGCCGCGGCCATCGCCGAGATCCCGGCCATCGCCGTATTGAGCCCGATCAACGTGGATGAGATGCCGCGTTTTTCGAGGATGATACTGAGAAGCGGGAGCCCGAGACCGATTGCTATGCCGACGGCTGAAATGGACGAGATGGCTGCCACCAGAGAAGGCCAATGGATTTCTTCGACATCGCCCGGTGTGCCGGTTCTCGGCTGAGACATTTATCAATCCTTAGAAAGCTGCGCGAGCGAATCGACCTCTCGTCTCACATGGAAGGGACACAGATGTGCCAAATCCAGGTGACGGGCGGCGTTTCGCAGTATTTCCGATGTGATCTGCGGAATGTAAAGCCTGTTCAGACAAGAAAAGCTTACCATGTCAAGTCGTTGAAGATCGTTGACTCCCGCGTGTCGGTGGTGGTCGGTGGAGCGCTGGCACTACACGCTAAATATGTCTGGAAGGTGAAGGCGCTCAATCCGGCCGGCGGGGAAGCTCGTAATCATCGGGACTATCGCTCTCGCCGCCGAAACCATGCATGCGCAGCGCCCATTGCAGGCCGATGACGCCGCCCTTGATCGGCTGGATCGAGGCGAGGGCAGCGATGACTGTGATCGGCGCCCATATGGCAAGATGGACCCATACCGGCAACACGAAGGTCAGATCGGTCAGCATGTAGCCGCCGACGAGGACGTGGCCGAGGACCAGGATGACAATATAGGGCGGCAGGTCATCGGAGCGATGGTGGTGCATTGCCTCGCCGCAGGCGGCGCAATGGTGGACCGGTTTCAGGAATGCGCGGAAGAGCTTGCCGTTGCCGCAGGCCGGGCAGCGGTTCAACAGCCCGCGCATGATGGAACGCCCGAGCGGACGCTCGGCGCCCCCGGGCCCATCCCCGTAACGGACGACCGGATCGGTCGGTGTGTTCATCTGATCTTCCCCTTTCAGGCAAAAAGCATGAAGCGCCGCAATCGACCTTGCTGCTTTCGGCACAGCGGCTTAGCGGCGTCCGCGCGGGGGACGCGTTCCCGGTTTCTTGCGGACCTGGTCCCTGTCGCGGCGGCCGGCCTTATGGAAGGAACGCACCGCCGTCGGCATCTCGCGTCCTTCGCTCAGCATCTCGAAACGCAGCGCGCCAGCAAGCGGGATTGCTTCCGCAAGCTTCACGGTGACGCTGTCGCCAAGACGATAGCCGAGGCCCGTCTTTTCACCCGAGAGCGCCTGATGCGCCTCGTCATAGATGAAATAATCGGTACCGAGTGTAGATATAGGGACGAAACCGTCGGCGCCATAATCCGGCAAGGTGATAAACAGCCCGGATTTGGTAACTCCGGAGACGCGGCCGGCGAACTCCTCGCCGACGCGGGTGCTCAAATGATGGGCGATCAGCCGGTCGATGGTCTCGCGCTCGGCCGCCATCGCCCGGCGCTCGAAGGTCGAGATCTCGGCGGCGATATCGTCGAGTGAGGCTTCTTCGTCGGGCGTGATGCCGCCTTCGCCGAGGCCGAGCGAACCGACGAGCGCGCGATGCACGATGAGATCGGCGTAGCGGCGGATCGGCGATGTGAAGTGGGCGTATTTCATCAGATTGAGGCCGAAGTGACCGATATTCTCCGGACTGTAGATTGCCTGGCTCTGCGAGCGCAGCACCATTTCGTTGACCATGGTCTGATGCGCCGTGCCTTCGGCTTTTGCGAGAATGCCGTTGAAGCTGTTGGCGCGCACATTGCCGCCCTTGGCAAGCGAGATGCCGAGTGTCGCCAGGAATTCGCGCAAGACTTCCTGCTTGGCAAGGGTCGGGCCGTCATGGATGCGGTAGACCAATGGCTGACGCTTCTTTTCAAGCGTTTCGGCGGCGCAGACATTCGCCTGAATCATCATCTCTTCGATCAGCTTGTGCGCATCGAGCCGCGGCGGCACGAAGACCCGGTCGA
This DNA window, taken from Rhizobium etli CFN 42, encodes the following:
- a CDS encoding response regulator; translated protein: MPKQVMIVEDNELNMKLFRDLIEASGYTTIQTRNGMEALDLARKHRPDLILMDIQLPEVSGLEVTKWLKEDDELHVIPVIAVTAFAMKGDEERIRQGGCEAYVSKPISVPKFIETIKTYLGDA
- a CDS encoding MFS transporter — its product is MSQPRTGTPGDVEEIHWPSLVAAISSISAVGIAIGLGLPLLSIILEKRGISSTLIGLNTAMAGISAMAAAPVTTKLAHKYGVAPTMLWAVLISALSALGFYYAEDFWMWFPLRFAFHGATTTLFILSEFWINAASPPSKRGFVLGIYATVLSIGFAAGPLLFSILGSDGIFPFLVGAGAILLAAIPIFIARDESPVLEEKPELHFMRYVLLVPTATAAVFIFGAVEAGGLSLFPIFAVRAHFTESQAALLLTMMGVGNVIFQIPLGLLSDRIRDKRPLLAGMALMGFIGSMTLPILVNNWLLMAGILLFWGGCVSGLYTVGLSHLGSRLTGSDLAAANAAFVFCYAMGTVAGPQVIGAAIDVAGNNGFAWAIAAFFGLYALLSGIRLMFVRKRT
- a CDS encoding DUF983 domain-containing protein, producing the protein MNTPTDPVVRYGDGPGGAERPLGRSIMRGLLNRCPACGNGKLFRAFLKPVHHCAACGEAMHHHRSDDLPPYIVILVLGHVLVGGYMLTDLTFVLPVWVHLAIWAPITVIAALASIQPIKGGVIGLQWALRMHGFGGESDSPDDYELPRRPD
- the rpmG gene encoding 50S ribosomal protein L33, yielding MAKATTIKIKLLSTADTGFFYVTTKNSRTMTDKMTKTKYDPIAKKHVEFKETKIK
- a CDS encoding DUF3572 domain-containing protein, with protein sequence MQSNFKTSKQQAADPHETAIAVLGWLADDPHTFGRFLALTGVAPGQVRSAVNDPGFLAGMMDFLMNHEPTAMAFCTASGLSPETVTAAWRHFSSPGLDSGEY
- a CDS encoding PleD family two-component system response regulator is translated as MTARILVVDDIPANVKLLEARLLAEYFDVMTAADGHEALAICERNQVDLILLDIMMPGIDGFEVCERLKASQKTAHIPVVMVTALDQPADRVRGLKAGADDFLTKPVNDLQLISRVKSLLRLKTLSDELRIRADTAHTMGMGDLMRAGEGRGDEAGQVLLVDGRANSQERIVKALKSVADVVALSDPQAALFEAAENTFDLVIVNANFDDYDPLRLCSQLRSLERTRFLPILIITEQGADDMVVRALDLGVNDYLIRPVDPNELVARSLTQIRRKRYNDRLRASVKQTIELAVTDPLTGLYNRRYLDNHLNVLFNRSMARGRPLSVLITDIDRFKQVNDTYGHDGGDEVLREFANRVRSTIRGADLACRYGGEEFVVVMPDTSPEVAAAVAERLRAAVESAPFMLKRSSEALSVTASFGIASRIGAVLTPDQLMKQADLALYEAKNTGRNRVVAAAA